From Toxorhynchites rutilus septentrionalis strain SRP chromosome 2, ASM2978413v1, whole genome shotgun sequence, a single genomic window includes:
- the LOC129771035 gene encoding fas apoptotic inhibitory molecule 1 isoform X1, with amino-acid sequence MNHGILSASRELILSTERRGSMRSGSDNGTLPTGDHTEGGSRSTTNKEVVARWRVPMRGKIYEVEFEHGTASGKRVLWIDKEEIFRRDWMFKLVGEDMFRLEDKRCIIRVDPLPGFKYSYTLFVDGESYEQFSESQAKALKTWEVNLGDNFYRIVLEKNTLNIYVNGKLIEENGEFVDGGTDTTFSEDNNTFVLSARTSGNKREGIVHCLTVNGVPLEDASAGGSS; translated from the exons ATGAATCACGGCATTTTGAGTGCATCACGAGAGCTGATACTTAGCACCGAAAGGCGGGGCAGCATGCGAAGCGGGAGTGATAACGGTACCCTCCCGACGGGTGACCACACCGAGGGGGGATCCAGAAGTACCACCAACAAGGAAGTGGTGGCCCGCTGGAGGGTACCGATGCGGGGTAAAATCTACGAGGTGGAGTTCGAGCACGGGACGGCCAGCGGGAAGCGGGTGCTGTGGATCGACAAGGAGGAGATTTTTCGCCGGGATTGGATGTTCAAACTGGTCGGCGAGGATATGTTCCGGTTGGAGGACAAACGATGCATTATAAGGGTTGATCCACTGCCGGGATTCAAGTACAGCTACACACTGTTCGTGGACGGAGAGTCGTACGAGCAGTTCTCCGAATCCCAAGCTAAGGCGTTGAAAACGTGGGAGGTCAATTTGGGCGATAATTTCTATCGTATAGTGTTGG AGAAAAACACACTCAACATCTACGTGAACGGAAAACTGATTGAGGAAAAT GGTGAGTTTGTAGATGGCGGCACCGATACCACCTTCAGCGAGGACAACAACACATTCGTGCTGAGTGCACGAACTAGCGGCAATAAGCGCGAGGGGATTGTGCACTGTCTCACGGTCAACGGGGTTCCGCTGGAAGACGCTTCCGCTGGCGGATCATCGTAG
- the LOC129771035 gene encoding fas apoptotic inhibitory molecule 1 isoform X2 translates to MNHGILSASRELILSTERRGSMRSGSDNGTLPTGDHTEGGSRSTTNKEVVARWRVPMRGKIYEVEFEHGTASGKRVLWIDKEEIFRRDWMFKLVGEDMFRLEDKRCIIRVDPLPGFKYSYTLFVDGESYEQFSESQAKALKTWEVNLGDNFYRIVLEKNTLNIYVNGKLIEENMAAPIPPSARTTTHSC, encoded by the exons ATGAATCACGGCATTTTGAGTGCATCACGAGAGCTGATACTTAGCACCGAAAGGCGGGGCAGCATGCGAAGCGGGAGTGATAACGGTACCCTCCCGACGGGTGACCACACCGAGGGGGGATCCAGAAGTACCACCAACAAGGAAGTGGTGGCCCGCTGGAGGGTACCGATGCGGGGTAAAATCTACGAGGTGGAGTTCGAGCACGGGACGGCCAGCGGGAAGCGGGTGCTGTGGATCGACAAGGAGGAGATTTTTCGCCGGGATTGGATGTTCAAACTGGTCGGCGAGGATATGTTCCGGTTGGAGGACAAACGATGCATTATAAGGGTTGATCCACTGCCGGGATTCAAGTACAGCTACACACTGTTCGTGGACGGAGAGTCGTACGAGCAGTTCTCCGAATCCCAAGCTAAGGCGTTGAAAACGTGGGAGGTCAATTTGGGCGATAATTTCTATCGTATAGTGTTGG AGAAAAACACACTCAACATCTACGTGAACGGAAAACTGATTGAGGAAAAT ATGGCGGCACCGATACCACCTTCAGCGAGGACAACAACACATTCGTGCTGA